From Bacillus pumilus, one genomic window encodes:
- a CDS encoding beta-glucoside-specific PTS transporter subunit IIABC produces MDYTQVAKDVLQHVGGKENIAHLEHCSTRLRFTLIDQKKADVPALEKTPGVIAVRMSGQCQVVIGNDVIEVYQKLTSLIGSSSSGKDAPSNQPKEKRKAGTVLLDFIVGVFQPLVPAIAGGGILKSFLLLFSLLGWMDAKGQTYQILNMVGDAPLYFLPLLVAVTTANKLKVNPLVALSAVGALLLPNMTAMLTEGAQLMTFDVKNIAYAYQVFPAILSVLLYAQMEKFFTRFSPKPIRIFFVPMMSLVITVPVTLLLLGPIGFTAGQGFSSIILAMFNTVGWVAVAILAAVLPFMVASGMHKAMVPYAVTTMGTLGKEALYLPASLAHNIAESGACFAVALRTKDKVLRSTAISAGISAFFGITEPALYGVTLQNKRVLGSVMIGSFVGGIFIGLVGIQAFVLVGPGLASMSMFISDELPRNLMFAVIGAVISFIVAFIAAFVLGKDKTVEEKTNDQAAFAEQIGAGETFKSPVIGQMISLSEVKDDIFSSKVMGEGIAIVPSKGALYAPVDGEVTLLFETNHALGMKTDQGVEVLFHIGIDTVQLEGQYFHPKVQAGERVQAGDLLIEFDVEKIIAAGYDPVTLAVITNTDQYDIKVQPLQEVNRQDTLMVVTQLGG; encoded by the coding sequence ATGGATTACACACAGGTTGCCAAAGACGTTTTACAGCATGTAGGTGGCAAAGAAAACATTGCGCACCTTGAGCACTGTTCAACAAGACTTCGCTTCACACTGATTGATCAGAAGAAGGCAGATGTACCGGCTCTAGAAAAAACGCCAGGTGTCATAGCTGTCAGAATGTCAGGTCAATGCCAAGTGGTCATTGGGAATGACGTCATCGAAGTGTATCAAAAGTTAACAAGTTTAATAGGTAGCAGCTCATCAGGGAAAGACGCGCCTTCCAATCAGCCAAAAGAAAAAAGAAAAGCAGGCACAGTTCTGTTAGATTTCATTGTAGGTGTCTTCCAGCCGCTTGTTCCAGCTATCGCAGGCGGAGGGATTTTAAAATCATTTCTTCTCCTTTTCTCTTTATTAGGCTGGATGGATGCAAAGGGCCAAACCTATCAAATATTGAACATGGTAGGGGACGCACCTCTTTACTTCCTCCCTTTACTAGTCGCTGTAACGACTGCCAATAAACTAAAAGTAAACCCACTGGTCGCATTATCAGCAGTCGGTGCGCTCCTTCTTCCGAACATGACGGCTATGCTTACTGAAGGTGCGCAATTGATGACATTCGACGTAAAAAATATAGCTTATGCGTATCAAGTGTTCCCAGCAATCCTTTCTGTATTGCTTTACGCTCAAATGGAAAAATTCTTTACACGATTTTCACCAAAACCAATTCGGATTTTCTTTGTCCCAATGATGTCATTGGTCATTACTGTACCAGTTACGTTACTTCTATTAGGACCGATTGGTTTTACAGCAGGACAAGGTTTTTCATCCATCATTCTTGCAATGTTTAATACAGTAGGCTGGGTAGCTGTCGCAATTTTAGCAGCAGTCCTCCCATTCATGGTCGCATCAGGTATGCACAAAGCAATGGTCCCTTATGCAGTCACAACAATGGGGACCCTTGGGAAAGAAGCGCTTTATTTACCTGCATCACTTGCACATAATATTGCTGAAAGTGGAGCGTGTTTCGCTGTGGCACTACGCACAAAAGACAAGGTACTCAGATCAACAGCCATTTCGGCAGGGATTTCAGCATTTTTTGGCATCACAGAGCCTGCTTTGTATGGTGTGACACTTCAAAATAAGCGGGTCCTTGGAAGTGTCATGATTGGTTCGTTTGTTGGCGGAATCTTCATTGGATTAGTTGGTATACAAGCCTTTGTACTTGTTGGCCCTGGATTAGCAAGTATGTCGATGTTTATCTCAGATGAGCTCCCGCGAAATCTGATGTTTGCTGTCATTGGAGCAGTCATTTCGTTTATTGTCGCCTTTATCGCTGCTTTTGTATTAGGTAAGGATAAAACAGTAGAAGAAAAGACAAATGATCAAGCTGCATTTGCTGAACAAATTGGAGCAGGTGAAACATTCAAAAGCCCTGTGATTGGTCAAATGATCTCTCTATCTGAAGTAAAAGATGATATTTTCTCTTCAAAGGTCATGGGTGAAGGAATTGCCATAGTACCTTCAAAAGGAGCGCTTTATGCACCAGTAGATGGCGAGGTGACCTTGCTGTTCGAAACAAATCACGCACTTGGTATGAAAACGGACCAAGGGGTTGAAGTATTATTCCACATTGGCATCGATACCGTTCAGCTGGAAGGACAGTATTTTCATCCAAAAGTGCAGGCAGGAGAACGTGTTCAAGCAGGAGATTTACTGATTGAATTTGATGTAGAAAAAATCATAGCAGCAGGATATGATCCAGTTACACTTGCTGTAATCACAAATACAGATCAATATGATATAAAGGTACAGCCATTACAAGAGGTCAATCGTCAAGATACATTGATGGTTGTCACACAATTAGGAGGCTAA
- a CDS encoding PadR family transcriptional regulator: MKKYNDTTYAILGILTTDCKSGYEVKQLIDKSLHHFWKISYGQIYPALKFIVEEGLAKVSPASTSGRSDKREYHLTEKGLKTLRQWLAQPLDQLPTERNEVLLKLFFGQYLSFEKKLVLLQDYERQLRIRYETYVSIEKNIQELYPDEADAKYWLFTLDYGKRVAQAGIDWCVETSHLMKKEG; this comes from the coding sequence ATGAAAAAATACAATGATACGACGTATGCAATTTTAGGTATTTTAACGACAGATTGTAAGTCAGGGTACGAAGTGAAGCAATTAATTGATAAGAGCTTGCATCATTTTTGGAAAATTAGTTATGGACAAATTTATCCAGCTTTAAAGTTTATAGTCGAGGAAGGTCTTGCTAAGGTTTCACCCGCTTCTACGTCTGGCCGCTCAGACAAGCGGGAATATCATTTGACTGAAAAAGGGCTGAAGACGTTAAGGCAGTGGTTAGCGCAGCCGCTCGATCAGTTACCAACAGAACGAAATGAAGTGTTATTAAAGTTATTCTTCGGTCAATATCTTTCGTTTGAGAAAAAGCTGGTGCTTCTACAGGATTATGAAAGGCAGCTTCGTATCCGTTATGAGACCTATGTTTCGATTGAAAAAAACATTCAAGAGCTTTATCCAGATGAAGCGGATGCGAAGTATTGGCTGTTTACTTTAGATTACGGAAAAAGAGTGGCTCAAGCGGGAATTGATTGGTGCGTGGAAACATCCCATTTGATGAAGAAGGAAGGGTAA
- a CDS encoding DUF4188 domain-containing protein, producing the protein MKKDIRAGRFTTENSDSIVVFIIGMRINKRWAVHQWLPVFMAMPGMIKELYTHQDELGFLGTENYFGLRTTAMIQYWKSTDDLLAYAKMEKHLAAWKNFHQKAQNNDAVGIYHETYQIQAGSYESVYMNMPSYGLSQARAPIPIGKGKQTAKERLKTTNS; encoded by the coding sequence ATGAAAAAAGACATACGTGCTGGCAGGTTTACAACAGAGAATTCTGACTCGATTGTTGTGTTCATTATCGGCATGCGGATCAACAAACGCTGGGCAGTTCATCAATGGCTGCCTGTGTTCATGGCGATGCCTGGCATGATCAAAGAGCTGTATACCCATCAAGATGAGCTTGGTTTCCTCGGGACAGAGAATTACTTTGGCTTACGCACGACAGCGATGATCCAATATTGGAAATCAACAGATGACCTCCTTGCCTATGCGAAGATGGAAAAACATTTGGCGGCTTGGAAGAACTTCCATCAGAAGGCTCAGAACAATGACGCAGTGGGCATTTATCATGAAACCTATCAAATTCAAGCCGGCTCGTATGAATCCGTCTATATGAACATGCCTTCCTACGGACTGAGCCAAGCGAGAGCTCCTATTCCAATTGGTAAAGGAAAACAAACAGCGAAAGAACGGCTGAAAACAACAAATTCCTAG
- a CDS encoding NUDIX hydrolase, translated as MFIDQLKNDLHQSQPLFIGEETAFKAAVLVPLVQVNGEWHILFEVRSLTMRKQPGDISFPGGKLDGSETAQEAALRETYEELGIPPESVEILGQLSPYIASPSFVVYPYVGIIDEQKVKHSFNQEEVEETFTVPLSWLSQYEPYLHHVSVQPTPGEDFPYEKIMNGEKYRWGSRSIEEWFYDYENYTIWGLTARILKHFVTVAKRNS; from the coding sequence GTGTTCATTGACCAATTAAAAAATGACTTACATCAATCACAACCGTTATTTATTGGAGAAGAGACAGCGTTCAAAGCTGCGGTCCTTGTCCCTTTGGTGCAAGTAAACGGGGAATGGCATATATTATTTGAGGTGCGATCGCTGACCATGAGAAAACAGCCGGGTGATATTAGCTTCCCTGGTGGCAAACTCGACGGCAGCGAAACAGCACAGGAAGCTGCATTGCGGGAAACATATGAGGAGCTGGGCATTCCGCCAGAATCGGTGGAGATTCTTGGACAGCTCAGTCCTTACATTGCTTCTCCATCCTTCGTGGTCTACCCATATGTCGGGATCATTGATGAACAAAAAGTGAAACACTCCTTCAATCAAGAAGAAGTAGAAGAGACCTTTACCGTGCCTCTATCATGGCTCAGCCAATATGAGCCGTACTTACATCATGTATCCGTTCAGCCAACACCAGGTGAGGATTTCCCTTATGAAAAAATCATGAATGGTGAGAAGTACCGCTGGGGGAGCCGATCGATAGAGGAATGGTTTTATGATTATGAAAACTACACCATTTGGGGATTAACAGCCCGCATATTAAAGCATTTTGTGACCGTTGCAAAAAGAAATTCCTAG
- a CDS encoding helix-turn-helix transcriptional regulator translates to MKNRLKELRARDGLNQTELAKRAKVSRQTISLMERDELMPSLLLAVKLSRIFQEPIERIFLFEEDELT, encoded by the coding sequence ATGAAAAATCGGCTAAAAGAGCTTCGTGCGCGTGATGGGTTGAACCAAACTGAGCTTGCAAAGCGTGCAAAGGTTTCTCGTCAGACCATCAGCTTGATGGAACGAGATGAATTAATGCCGTCTCTCTTGCTCGCTGTTAAGCTTTCACGAATTTTTCAGGAACCCATTGAACGTATTTTTCTATTCGAGGAGGATGAACTCACATGA